In the genome of Leptolyngbya iicbica LK, one region contains:
- a CDS encoding PAS domain S-box protein yields the protein MMDPNSLTLLLLEDSEDDELLLLRHLKRSGFDVVWERVQTATELITALPKCPWNLIISDYNMSGFTASEALSLVQQSRLDIPFIVVSGTIGETVAVALMKAGANDYLMKNNLTRLAESIRRELREANVRKQRRRAETALLYSQTQTRAFLAGIPDIIFVIGADGIYQEVLSIPPDRDVCFGGIDPVGHSVFDFSLPELAELKMRATLQAISTGELQVYEQAIEINGEQHYEEVRVVKVDTDEAMLIIRDITEQKQAELKLAKRDRYMTALVEIQQLLLSTPVNQALYDFILPVLAEMSGADRAYVFEQVRDEAHDCWVSQTVEWCQPGVASQQNNPRLQNLHCQRDLPWLYEQFRTVGVVNCPVSQIPWPERQYLVDQGIRSILEVPLIANGEMFGFIGLDDCHAEKEWDAVEAEMLRSLATAIALAKEREQAATALANLNQELESRVAQRTAALQKSEAQLQAFLNFAPSIIYAKDLQGRYTLVNHAFLELFACRFDDIIGKTEDAIFLPQDAAQVRQNDQSILADEEFRRFEEVLTIHGKQRTFLSNKFLLRDSEGNLSNLCGISIDITERQEAQQLLASSEEKFRNLVENANDIIYILNSDGIFNYISPNWTEILGHDIDEVLNQPFQPFVHPKDVSQCLAFLDRILDTGQKQQGVEYRVKHKDGSWRWHTSNASPHYDSDGNIVGCLGIAHDISDRKQAEAKLQRTNTQLARATRLKDEFLANMSHELRTPLNAILGMTEGLQEQVFGSLNEGQLKALGTIERSSNHLLTLINDILDLSKVEAGQMELHLAPTSVATLCQNSLSFVRQQALKKQIQLQADIPDRLPDIVVDERRINQVLINLLSNAVKFTPTGGEITLKVELLDANDQQSLADIQTMRLSVIDTGIGIASHDRHKLFRPFVQIDGALNRRQMGTGLGLALVKRIVQLHGGQVEVTSEVGVGSCFRVDLPLGTGSTMPQQTSPLKPASSDPNLPASPHQPLILLAEDNEANLSTLSSYLQAKGYELIVARTGREALDQVAVHAPHLILMDVQMPEMDGLEAIRQIRQMPNPALAQVPIIALTALAMKGDRDRCIAAGANYYLSKPVKLRDLVTQIQGLLGRP from the coding sequence ATGATGGATCCAAATTCTTTAACCCTGTTGTTACTTGAAGATTCTGAAGATGATGAGTTGTTGCTGCTGCGTCACCTCAAACGCAGTGGCTTTGATGTCGTGTGGGAACGAGTGCAAACCGCGACTGAGCTGATCACGGCGTTGCCAAAGTGTCCCTGGAATCTCATCATTTCGGACTACAACATGTCCGGCTTCACCGCCTCAGAGGCGTTATCACTGGTGCAACAGAGCCGTCTCGACATTCCCTTTATTGTGGTCTCGGGCACCATCGGTGAAACGGTGGCGGTCGCCCTGATGAAAGCGGGTGCCAATGATTACTTAATGAAAAACAATTTGACTCGGTTAGCCGAGTCGATTCGCCGGGAACTGCGAGAAGCCAACGTGCGCAAGCAGCGGCGACGGGCAGAAACCGCACTGCTGTACAGCCAGACCCAAACGCGGGCGTTTCTGGCGGGCATTCCTGACATCATTTTTGTGATTGGCGCAGATGGTATTTATCAAGAGGTGTTGTCTATTCCCCCCGATCGCGATGTGTGCTTCGGGGGCATCGATCCGGTGGGTCATTCTGTCTTTGACTTTTCCCTCCCAGAACTGGCTGAACTGAAAATGCGGGCGACGCTGCAAGCGATATCGACTGGCGAGCTGCAAGTCTATGAGCAAGCGATTGAAATTAACGGCGAACAGCACTATGAAGAAGTGCGCGTCGTGAAAGTTGACACCGATGAAGCGATGTTGATTATCCGCGACATCACGGAACAGAAACAGGCAGAGTTGAAACTGGCTAAGCGCGATCGCTACATGACAGCGCTGGTCGAGATCCAGCAGTTGCTACTCAGCACCCCCGTCAATCAAGCTTTATATGATTTTATTTTGCCGGTCTTGGCCGAAATGTCTGGCGCTGATCGAGCCTATGTATTTGAGCAGGTGCGAGATGAGGCCCATGACTGCTGGGTGAGTCAGACGGTGGAATGGTGTCAGCCGGGCGTGGCGTCACAACAGAATAATCCTCGCTTGCAAAATCTGCATTGTCAGCGAGATCTGCCGTGGTTGTATGAGCAATTTCGCACGGTCGGTGTGGTGAACTGTCCCGTCTCCCAAATTCCTTGGCCGGAGCGACAGTATTTAGTCGATCAAGGTATTCGCTCCATCTTAGAGGTGCCTCTAATTGCCAATGGGGAGATGTTTGGCTTTATCGGGCTCGATGATTGCCATGCGGAAAAAGAATGGGATGCCGTAGAAGCGGAGATGCTACGGTCTTTGGCGACCGCGATCGCCCTTGCGAAGGAACGTGAACAAGCCGCCACCGCCCTGGCCAACCTCAATCAGGAACTGGAAAGTCGAGTCGCCCAACGTACCGCCGCACTGCAGAAAAGCGAAGCGCAGTTGCAGGCGTTTCTCAATTTTGCGCCCTCAATCATCTATGCCAAAGATTTGCAGGGACGCTATACACTCGTCAATCATGCCTTTTTAGAACTGTTTGCTTGCCGCTTTGATGACATCATTGGCAAAACTGAAGATGCCATTTTTTTACCTCAAGATGCTGCGCAAGTCCGACAAAATGATCAGTCAATTTTGGCTGACGAAGAGTTCCGTCGCTTTGAAGAAGTGCTGACAATTCATGGTAAGCAGCGCACATTTTTGTCTAATAAATTTTTGCTGCGAGATTCAGAGGGCAATCTCAGCAACCTTTGTGGCATTTCGATTGATATTACAGAACGCCAAGAAGCGCAGCAGCTTTTAGCCAGTAGCGAAGAGAAGTTTCGCAACTTGGTCGAAAATGCTAACGACATTATTTATATCTTGAATAGCGACGGCATTTTTAACTACATCTCTCCGAATTGGACCGAGATTTTAGGACATGACATCGACGAAGTTCTCAATCAGCCTTTTCAACCCTTCGTCCATCCCAAAGACGTGTCTCAATGCCTGGCTTTTTTGGACAGGATCCTTGATACCGGTCAGAAACAACAGGGCGTGGAGTATCGCGTCAAGCATAAAGATGGGAGTTGGCGCTGGCATACGTCAAATGCCTCACCCCACTATGACAGTGACGGCAATATCGTGGGTTGTTTAGGCATTGCCCATGACATTAGCGATCGCAAACAAGCCGAGGCCAAACTGCAACGCACCAACACTCAACTCGCGCGGGCGACGCGGCTAAAGGATGAGTTCTTAGCCAACATGAGTCACGAGCTACGCACTCCCCTGAATGCCATTTTGGGGATGACTGAAGGATTGCAAGAGCAGGTTTTTGGCTCCCTCAATGAGGGCCAACTTAAAGCCCTCGGCACGATCGAACGGAGTAGTAACCATCTGCTCACTTTGATTAACGACATTCTGGATCTCTCTAAGGTCGAAGCCGGCCAGATGGAACTGCATCTAGCTCCCACTTCGGTCGCCACACTTTGTCAGAACAGTCTGTCGTTTGTGCGCCAGCAAGCGTTGAAGAAGCAAATTCAATTGCAGGCTGACATCCCCGATCGACTGCCAGACATTGTGGTGGATGAACGGCGCATCAATCAGGTGTTGATTAATTTGCTCAGCAATGCCGTCAAGTTTACGCCCACCGGCGGAGAAATCACCCTCAAAGTAGAGTTGTTAGACGCTAATGACCAGCAGTCCTTAGCTGATATTCAAACCATGCGCTTGTCTGTAATCGACACCGGAATCGGCATTGCCTCCCACGATCGCCACAAGCTCTTCCGGCCATTTGTACAAATTGACGGTGCCCTCAATCGTCGACAAATGGGCACGGGCCTCGGTTTGGCATTGGTTAAACGGATTGTGCAGTTACATGGTGGCCAAGTCGAGGTGACCAGTGAGGTGGGGGTCGGCAGTTGCTTTAGGGTTGATCTCCCCTTGGGCACCGGCAGTACAATGCCTCAGCAGACGTCTCCCCTAAAGCCTGCTTCATCAGATCCCAATTTGCCTGCTTCCCCTCACCAGCCGCTCATCTTACTGGCTGAAGACAATGAGGCCAATCTCAGTACGCTCTCGAGTTACTTGCAGGCCAAAGGCTATGAACTGATTGTTGCCAGGACCGGCCGCGAGGCGCTAGACCAAGTCGCAGTTCATGCCCCGCATCTCATTTTGATGGATGTGCAGATGCCGGAAATGGATGGTCTCGAAGCCATTCGGCAGATTCGCCAAATGCCTAATCCAGCGCTGGCACAGGTGCCCATTATCGCGTTGACAGCCCTCGCGATGAAGGGCGATCGCGATCGATGTATTGCCGCTGGGGCCAATTACTATCTGAGCAAGCCGGTCAAACTTCGAGACCTCGTGACACAAATTCAAGGGTTGCTCGGCCGTCCTTGA
- a CDS encoding hybrid sensor histidine kinase/response regulator, with protein sequence MNKSCILVVDDDPINFDVIEALLDRCDYEFHYVNSGESALVALNKVNPDLILLDVMMPGINGAETCQKIRAQAQWKTVPIIMVTALDNNLIMSHCLTAGANDFVTKPINSIELKARIQSMLRMKQQYDEIQNLSALQANTVSFLQETLDELRGNLARSLSHELNTPINGILGTLSLLKDDLEEMDVDEIKEILDWTETSTRRLEGLTQKFLIYLELELKHSSSSSQEDSEDWLFPGDGLLAELSTCAQKMGRASDLMCDFDAGPVSISQRYLVIALRELVDNALKFSQPDTPINVMGKIDQNQLTLTVQDFGRGMTPEQTTKIGAFMQFDRQLYEQQGVGIGLRIVHKIVEQAGGTFEVHSQVASGTKVMIHLPLNLAIAPDVNTASINPSQD encoded by the coding sequence ATGAATAAAAGCTGTATCTTGGTGGTCGATGATGACCCCATCAACTTTGACGTAATTGAGGCTTTATTAGATCGGTGCGACTACGAGTTTCACTATGTCAATAGTGGTGAATCAGCTTTGGTGGCACTGAATAAAGTAAACCCCGATTTGATCTTGCTAGATGTCATGATGCCGGGTATTAATGGGGCCGAAACCTGTCAAAAAATTCGGGCTCAAGCTCAATGGAAGACTGTGCCGATCATCATGGTGACAGCTTTAGATAACAACCTGATCATGTCCCATTGTCTGACGGCTGGGGCCAACGATTTTGTGACTAAACCCATTAACTCAATTGAGTTAAAAGCCCGCATTCAGTCAATGTTGCGGATGAAACAACAGTATGATGAAATTCAAAATTTATCGGCTCTGCAAGCCAACACAGTCTCATTTTTACAAGAAACTTTAGATGAGCTGCGAGGTAATTTAGCTCGGAGCCTATCCCATGAATTGAACACGCCCATTAACGGTATTTTAGGCACCCTATCGCTTCTTAAAGATGACCTTGAAGAGATGGATGTGGATGAGATCAAGGAAATCTTAGACTGGACTGAAACATCAACTCGCCGTTTAGAAGGTCTGACTCAGAAGTTTTTAATTTATCTGGAACTGGAGTTAAAGCACTCGTCTTCATCTTCTCAAGAGGACTCAGAGGATTGGCTATTTCCGGGTGATGGATTACTCGCAGAACTGTCTACCTGTGCTCAAAAAATGGGGCGAGCCTCAGACTTAATGTGTGATTTTGACGCTGGGCCAGTATCGATATCGCAGCGGTATTTGGTGATTGCCCTGCGAGAGCTGGTGGATAATGCCTTGAAGTTTTCACAACCCGATACCCCTATTAACGTAATGGGGAAAATTGATCAGAATCAACTAACCCTGACAGTGCAAGACTTTGGCCGTGGTATGACACCTGAGCAAACCACCAAAATTGGTGCTTTTATGCAGTTTGATCGACAGCTGTATGAACAACAAGGCGTGGGAATTGGCTTGCGTATCGTGCATAAAATTGTCGAACAGGCTGGTGGGACGTTTGAAGTACACAGCCAAGTGGCATCTGGTACGAAGGTGATGATCCATTTACCCCTGAATTTAGCGATCGCCCCTGACGTCAACACAGCATCCATCAACCCTTCTCAGGACTGA
- a CDS encoding response regulator: protein MTHLRSILLVEDNPDDEALTLRALRRNNLQNEIIVARSGQEALDTLSQLSVLPCVVLLDLRLPKIPGLEVLRQIRAHDRWHSLPVVLLTSSKEDRDIAEGYALGANSYVCKPVDFQQFTTAVSQLGLYWAVINEPMPP from the coding sequence ATGACGCATCTTAGAAGTATCTTGCTGGTTGAGGATAACCCCGACGATGAAGCCCTGACCCTGCGGGCTCTGCGTCGAAACAATCTGCAAAACGAAATCATTGTGGCTCGCAGCGGCCAAGAAGCGCTGGATACGCTGTCTCAGTTATCGGTGCTGCCCTGTGTGGTGCTGTTAGATCTTAGACTGCCCAAAATTCCTGGTTTAGAGGTGCTCCGGCAGATTCGCGCCCATGATCGTTGGCACTCGTTGCCGGTGGTGTTGCTCACTTCGTCAAAGGAAGACCGGGATATTGCTGAAGGTTATGCGCTTGGCGCCAATAGCTACGTCTGTAAGCCGGTCGATTTTCAGCAATTTACGACGGCAGTGAGTCAACTCGGTCTGTACTGGGCCGTGATTAATGAACCGATGCCTCCTTAA
- a CDS encoding PAS domain-containing protein — translation MVSPNTYLLDAIALMTPDMASFGDLKTSKSCDPNHVWVLEGDRILGVLTVATVVHLSANPAALPQLSLSEVLVSPQAILSEVALSDGDVITDVWRSPPVVPIAVVDEQQRLVGMITRESLWSAVAAVPIPASTAQEMSPPSPAETAPAVNSLRGTPLSVMSVEAIFDTLLAGYWDWDIPANQEYLSPGFKRMFGYADHELPNAPEAWQNLIFPEDLAKVMASFERHVSSRGQEPFDNEVRYHHKNGDIVWVNCVGEVVAWDEQGQPLRMIGCHIDITQQKRAELETQQTKEELENFFTVALDLLCIADTEGYFRRVNQAWETTLGYAPAELEGQSFLALVHPDDIEETLAAIAQLTHQERVQSFVNRYRCRDGSYRYIEWYSQPQGDLIYAAARDITEHRQLEMKLRRREAHLKTAQRIAKLGSWEFEVATGRIIWSDEVFEIFGRDPALGPPSYAELLTIYHPDDQAYHDRVVQEAIKTQQPYDLDLRAFHPDGRLMYLQARGEPIFNAAGELVQLVGVLLDITERKQTEAQLRQTSAQLAASNDELEAFAYSVSHDLRAPLRAIEGFSQALLEDYGDQFDQLGQRYFDRIRHNVARMNDLINALLALSRVSRSAMTCTWVNLSDLVTAEITELQTINPDRQVTLIVPPQVVAWGDRTLLGVVISNLVQNSWKFTQHHPTAQIELGQCDRGEQPTYFIRDDGAGFDMAHADMLFGVFQRLHNMTEFPGTGVGLATAKRIIQRHGGKMWGTGAVEAGATIYFSLPMASDNATNQGTRG, via the coding sequence GTGGTTTCACCGAACACTTATTTGCTCGATGCCATTGCTTTGATGACGCCAGATATGGCATCTTTTGGTGATCTAAAGACGTCAAAATCTTGTGATCCAAATCACGTTTGGGTGCTCGAAGGCGATCGCATTTTAGGGGTTCTGACGGTTGCCACAGTGGTTCACTTAAGTGCTAACCCTGCCGCACTGCCGCAGCTTTCCTTGTCAGAAGTGCTAGTGTCACCGCAGGCAATATTGTCAGAGGTCGCTTTGAGTGATGGCGATGTCATTACTGATGTCTGGCGATCGCCCCCTGTCGTCCCCATCGCCGTGGTTGATGAGCAGCAGCGTCTCGTTGGCATGATTACGCGAGAGAGTTTGTGGTCTGCCGTGGCCGCTGTCCCGATTCCTGCCTCAACAGCGCAAGAGATGTCACCCCCATCGCCTGCAGAAACAGCTCCAGCGGTGAATTCGCTGAGGGGAACCCCGCTGTCGGTGATGAGTGTTGAGGCCATCTTTGACACCTTACTGGCCGGGTATTGGGACTGGGATATTCCGGCGAATCAAGAATATTTGAGTCCGGGATTTAAGCGGATGTTTGGCTATGCCGACCACGAACTACCGAATGCGCCGGAAGCCTGGCAAAATCTGATTTTTCCGGAAGATTTGGCCAAAGTGATGGCGAGCTTTGAACGCCATGTATCGAGTCGAGGGCAAGAACCGTTTGATAACGAGGTGCGCTATCACCACAAAAATGGGGACATCGTTTGGGTGAACTGCGTCGGGGAAGTGGTGGCCTGGGACGAGCAGGGGCAGCCCCTACGGATGATTGGCTGTCACATTGACATTACTCAGCAAAAACGAGCTGAACTAGAGACGCAGCAGACCAAGGAAGAACTCGAAAATTTCTTCACGGTGGCGCTTGATTTGCTATGCATTGCTGATACTGAAGGCTACTTTCGGCGCGTTAACCAGGCCTGGGAAACCACGCTGGGATATGCCCCGGCGGAACTGGAGGGACAGTCATTTTTAGCACTGGTGCATCCTGACGATATCGAAGAGACCCTGGCGGCGATCGCGCAACTCACCCATCAAGAGCGGGTTCAGTCCTTTGTCAATCGGTATCGTTGCCGCGATGGCAGCTACCGCTACATCGAATGGTATTCGCAGCCCCAGGGGGACTTGATTTACGCTGCGGCTCGCGACATCACCGAGCATCGCCAGCTGGAAATGAAGCTGCGTCGCCGCGAAGCTCACCTCAAAACGGCGCAGCGCATCGCGAAGCTGGGCAGCTGGGAATTTGAGGTGGCGACGGGCCGCATCATCTGGTCGGATGAAGTGTTTGAGATTTTTGGTCGCGATCCAGCTTTGGGGCCACCAAGCTATGCCGAACTGCTGACCATTTATCATCCTGACGACCAGGCATATCACGATCGCGTGGTGCAAGAAGCGATCAAAACCCAGCAACCTTACGATCTGGATTTGCGCGCCTTTCATCCGGACGGGCGGCTGATGTATTTGCAAGCCCGAGGCGAACCGATTTTCAATGCGGCGGGTGAATTGGTGCAGCTCGTCGGTGTCTTGCTCGATATCACCGAGCGCAAGCAGACAGAAGCGCAACTGCGACAAACGTCGGCCCAATTAGCGGCTTCGAATGATGAGTTAGAGGCGTTTGCTTATTCCGTTTCCCATGATTTGCGAGCACCATTGCGGGCGATCGAGGGCTTTAGTCAAGCGCTTTTAGAAGACTATGGCGATCAATTTGATCAACTCGGGCAAAGGTACTTTGATCGCATTCGCCACAATGTGGCCCGCATGAATGACTTAATCAATGCTCTGTTGGCGTTGAGTCGGGTATCCCGGAGTGCGATGACTTGTACGTGGGTCAATCTGAGTGACTTAGTGACAGCGGAAATCACTGAACTGCAAACCATCAACCCCGATCGCCAAGTCACCCTGATCGTGCCGCCACAGGTAGTGGCCTGGGGCGATCGCACCTTGCTCGGTGTGGTGATCAGCAACTTGGTCCAAAATTCCTGGAAATTTACCCAGCATCACCCCACCGCCCAGATCGAACTGGGGCAGTGCGATCGCGGCGAGCAGCCCACTTATTTCATCCGCGATGACGGCGCTGGTTTCGATATGGCCCATGCTGACATGCTGTTTGGGGTCTTTCAGCGATTGCACAATATGACCGAATTTCCGGGCACTGGCGTGGGTTTGGCAACGGCCAAGCGCATTATTCAGCGGCATGGGGGCAAGATGTGGGGCACTGGGGCCGTTGAAGCTGGGGCCACCATTTACTTTTCTTTGCCGATGGCCTCAGACAACGCCACAAATCAAGGGACGAGAGGATGA